In Actinobacillus indolicus, a single genomic region encodes these proteins:
- the xseB gene encoding exodeoxyribonuclease VII small subunit, with protein sequence MAKKPTQDFESTLKELEEIVSRLETGDLPLEEALTEFETAIKLVQQGQERLQKAEQRIQILLQKDENATLTDYA encoded by the coding sequence ATGGCAAAGAAACCGACCCAAGATTTTGAAAGTACCCTAAAAGAGCTTGAAGAGATTGTCAGCCGACTTGAAACGGGCGACCTTCCCCTAGAAGAAGCGCTAACGGAATTTGAAACAGCAATCAAACTTGTACAACAAGGGCAAGAGCGTTTACAAAAAGCAGAACAACGCATCCAAATTTTATTACAAAAAGACGAAAACGCGACGCTAACGGATTACGCATAA
- a CDS encoding enoyl-ACP reductase FabI, producing MGFLAGKRILVTGLASNRSIAYGIAKAMKAQGAELAFTYLNDKLQPRVEEFAKEFGSDIVLPLDVATDESITNCFAELSKKWEKFDGFVHAIAFAPGDQLDGDYVNAATREGYRIAHDISAYSFVAMAQAARPFLNKDAALLTLSYLGAERAIPNYNVMCLAKASLEAATRVMAADLGKEGIRVNAISAGPIRTLAASGIKNFKKMLAAFEQTAALRRTVTIEDVGNSAAFLCSDLASGVTGEVLHVDAGFSITAMGELGEE from the coding sequence ATGGGCTTTTTAGCTGGAAAACGTATTTTAGTAACAGGTTTAGCAAGCAACCGTTCGATTGCTTACGGTATTGCAAAAGCAATGAAAGCACAAGGTGCAGAATTAGCCTTTACCTATTTAAACGACAAACTTCAACCACGTGTTGAAGAGTTTGCCAAAGAGTTTGGTTCAGATATCGTATTACCATTAGATGTAGCGACAGATGAAAGCATCACAAACTGCTTTGCAGAATTAAGCAAAAAATGGGAAAAATTTGACGGTTTTGTTCACGCAATCGCCTTTGCACCAGGTGATCAATTAGACGGCGACTATGTCAATGCCGCAACCCGTGAAGGCTACCGCATTGCCCACGACATCAGTGCATACAGCTTCGTGGCAATGGCACAAGCAGCTCGTCCATTCTTAAACAAAGATGCTGCATTATTAACTCTTTCTTACTTAGGCGCAGAACGTGCGATCCCTAACTACAACGTTATGTGTTTAGCCAAAGCATCACTTGAAGCAGCAACACGCGTAATGGCAGCGGATTTAGGTAAAGAAGGTATCCGTGTTAATGCGATCTCTGCAGGTCCAATCCGTACGCTTGCAGCATCAGGCATCAAAAACTTCAAGAAAATGCTTGCAGCATTCGAACAAACCGCAGCATTACGCCGTACTGTAACGATTGAAGATGTGGGTAACTCAGCTGCATTCTTATGTTCTGATCTTGCTTCAGGCGTAACAGGCGAAGTATTGCACGTAGATGCAGGCTTTAGCATCACAGCAATGGGTGAGCTAGGCGAAGAGTAA
- the ftsH gene encoding ATP-dependent zinc metalloprotease FtsH produces MFKNILLWVVIGITLMTAFQGFNTNFGNTNTVDYSTFINDLKQNQLKEVNFKSNDETITVKKVTGGEYQTVMPMYDRDLLNDLLNKNVTVIGEPAERRGLLSQILISWFPMIILIGFWVFYMRQMQGGGGRGAMGFGKSKAKMIAPDQIKTRFSDVAGCDEAKEEVAEVVDFLRDPSKFQKLGGRIPKGILMVGPPGTGKTLLAKAIAGEANVPFFTMAGSDFVEMFVGVGASRVRDLFDQAKKNAPCIIFIDEIDAVGRKRGGAGFSGGHDEREQTLNQMLVEMDGFEGSEGIIIIAATNRADVLDNALTRPGRFDRQVMVGLPDVKGREQILKVHMKKVPLAPDVDPMIIARGTPGYSGAELANLVNEAALFSARANQRVVTMNDFEKAKDKINMGPERRSMIMTEEQKISTAYHEAGHAIVGYLMPEHDPVHKVTIIPRGRALGVTFFLPEGDKVSISQKQLEGKLASTYGGRLAEELIYGKENISTGASSDIQVASNIARRMVTEWGFSENLGPILYKEEEGFGAPRVVSEATAKLIDEEVRKIIDRNYERARQVLTDNMDILHAMKDALMKYETIDVPQIKNLMERKPVGEPAGWNDSSSNDNNTTTPPSEEKTEEKPTVTEDQNLGDSVAQSEAENK; encoded by the coding sequence ATGTTTAAAAATATTTTGCTTTGGGTTGTGATCGGTATTACGTTGATGACGGCATTCCAGGGCTTTAATACCAATTTTGGTAACACCAATACCGTTGACTATTCGACTTTTATTAATGATTTAAAACAAAATCAATTAAAAGAAGTGAATTTCAAAAGTAATGATGAAACCATTACCGTTAAAAAAGTGACGGGTGGGGAATATCAAACGGTAATGCCGATGTATGACCGTGATTTATTAAATGATTTGTTAAATAAAAATGTGACAGTCATTGGTGAACCGGCTGAGCGTCGTGGTTTATTATCCCAAATTCTAATTTCTTGGTTCCCGATGATTATTCTTATCGGGTTCTGGGTATTCTATATGCGCCAAATGCAAGGTGGCGGTGGTCGTGGGGCTATGGGCTTTGGTAAGAGCAAAGCGAAGATGATCGCACCGGATCAAATCAAAACACGCTTCAGCGATGTTGCAGGTTGTGACGAAGCAAAAGAAGAAGTGGCTGAAGTGGTTGATTTCTTACGTGACCCGAGTAAATTCCAAAAATTAGGCGGACGTATTCCAAAAGGCATTTTGATGGTCGGCCCACCGGGAACAGGTAAAACTTTGTTAGCTAAAGCGATTGCTGGTGAAGCGAACGTGCCGTTCTTTACTATGGCAGGTTCTGATTTCGTTGAAATGTTCGTGGGCGTAGGTGCTTCTCGTGTGCGCGATCTCTTCGATCAAGCGAAGAAAAATGCACCTTGTATTATCTTTATTGATGAGATTGATGCGGTTGGTCGTAAGCGTGGTGGCGCAGGTTTTAGTGGTGGTCACGATGAACGTGAACAAACTTTAAACCAAATGCTTGTGGAAATGGACGGTTTTGAAGGCAGTGAAGGGATCATCATCATTGCAGCAACTAACCGTGCGGATGTATTAGACAACGCTTTAACTCGTCCAGGACGTTTTGACCGTCAAGTTATGGTCGGTTTACCGGATGTGAAAGGTCGTGAGCAAATTTTGAAAGTTCACATGAAAAAAGTACCGCTTGCACCAGATGTTGATCCAATGATTATTGCACGTGGCACGCCAGGCTATTCTGGTGCAGAATTGGCGAACTTAGTGAATGAAGCTGCACTTTTCTCAGCTCGTGCAAATCAACGTGTTGTGACCATGAACGATTTTGAAAAAGCAAAAGACAAAATCAACATGGGACCAGAGCGTCGTTCCATGATTATGACTGAAGAGCAAAAAATCTCAACGGCATATCATGAAGCAGGTCATGCGATTGTTGGTTATTTAATGCCAGAACATGATCCAGTACATAAAGTGACAATTATTCCACGCGGACGTGCCTTAGGTGTCACTTTCTTCTTACCAGAAGGGGATAAAGTCAGCATTAGCCAAAAACAACTGGAAGGCAAATTAGCGAGTACCTATGGTGGTCGTTTAGCGGAAGAGTTAATTTATGGTAAAGAAAATATTTCAACAGGTGCTTCAAGCGATATTCAAGTAGCATCAAACATTGCTCGTCGTATGGTGACAGAGTGGGGCTTCTCCGAAAATCTTGGACCGATTCTATATAAAGAAGAAGAAGGTTTTGGTGCACCACGTGTTGTATCAGAAGCAACAGCGAAGCTGATTGATGAAGAAGTGCGTAAGATTATCGACCGTAACTATGAGCGTGCAAGACAAGTCTTAACGGACAATATGGATATCTTACACGCGATGAAAGATGCGTTGATGAAGTATGAAACGATCGATGTTCCACAAATTAAAAACTTGATGGAGCGTAAACCAGTGGGTGAGCCAGCAGGTTGGAACGATTCAAGCAGTAACGATAACAATACAACAACACCGCCTTCTGAAGAGAAAACAGAAGAAAAACCAACGGTAACAGAAGATCAAAACTTAGGGGATTCTGTTGCACAGAGCGAAGCAGAAAATAAATAA
- the rlmE gene encoding 23S rRNA (uridine(2552)-2'-O)-methyltransferase RlmE, whose translation MGRKRSASSSRWLAEHFKDQFVQKAHKQKLRSRAYFKLDEIQQSDRLFKHGMTVVDLGAAPGGWSQYVVTQIGSSGRVIACDILDMNPIVGVDFLQGDFREESVLNALLERVGEGKVDVVMSDMAPNFSGMPSVDIPRAMYLVELALDMCRQVLAPKGSFVVKVFQGEGFDEYLREIRSLFNVVKVRKPEASRDRSREVYIVATGYKG comes from the coding sequence ATGGGTAGAAAACGCAGTGCAAGTTCATCTCGTTGGCTTGCAGAACATTTCAAAGATCAATTCGTTCAAAAGGCACACAAGCAGAAGCTTCGTTCCCGTGCCTATTTTAAATTAGATGAAATTCAACAATCTGACCGTTTATTTAAACATGGGATGACAGTGGTGGATTTAGGTGCAGCACCAGGCGGATGGTCTCAATATGTAGTCACACAGATTGGTAGCTCAGGGCGTGTCATTGCGTGCGATATTTTGGATATGAACCCGATTGTGGGGGTGGATTTCTTACAAGGGGATTTCCGTGAAGAAAGCGTTCTAAATGCGTTATTAGAGCGAGTTGGTGAAGGCAAAGTAGATGTGGTGATGTCCGATATGGCACCGAATTTCAGTGGTATGCCTTCTGTGGATATTCCTCGTGCAATGTATTTAGTAGAATTAGCGTTAGATATGTGTCGTCAAGTATTGGCACCAAAAGGTAGCTTTGTTGTCAAAGTATTCCAAGGGGAAGGATTTGATGAGTATTTGCGTGAAATTCGTTCGCTTTTCAATGTAGTAAAAGTACGTAAACCAGAAGCTTCTCGAGATCGTTCTCGTGAAGTTTATATTGTGGCGACAGGCTACAAAGGATAA
- the ispA gene encoding (2E,6E)-farnesyl diphosphate synthase produces the protein MNYDLSTELTQYQQRVNQFLEKQLSQYYAHNTPLVDAMSYAVLLGGKRVRPFLIYATGKMLGVPLTQLDHSAAAMEAIHAYSLVHDDLPAMDNDTLRRGKPTCHIAFDEATAILAGDALQSFAFELLAFDPTLNAEQKVAQMQWLSKSAGAKGMCLGQSLDLQSENKSILLNELELIHRNKTGALILASVMMGFNLSNYANNTDIQQKLVAYAEAIGLAFQVQDDILDVIGNSDIIGKTVGSDQALDKSTYPKLLGLDGAKQKAESLYQTAIAALDSLPFDTTALSALAEFIVKRES, from the coding sequence ATGAATTACGATCTTTCTACGGAATTAACCCAATACCAACAACGTGTTAATCAATTTCTTGAAAAGCAACTTTCGCAATATTATGCTCATAACACACCGCTTGTTGATGCCATGTCTTATGCGGTGTTACTGGGTGGCAAACGTGTCAGACCGTTTTTAATCTATGCCACAGGCAAAATGCTCGGTGTTCCCCTAACACAACTCGACCATTCTGCTGCGGCGATGGAAGCCATTCATGCTTACTCCCTTGTGCATGATGATTTGCCAGCGATGGATAATGACACCTTACGCCGTGGCAAACCCACTTGCCATATCGCCTTTGATGAAGCTACCGCGATTCTTGCTGGAGATGCCTTACAAAGTTTTGCCTTTGAACTCCTTGCTTTTGACCCAACATTAAATGCAGAACAAAAAGTGGCTCAAATGCAATGGCTCTCAAAATCTGCTGGCGCAAAAGGAATGTGCTTAGGTCAAAGCCTTGATTTGCAATCTGAAAACAAATCAATCTTGCTGAATGAATTAGAGCTTATTCACCGCAATAAGACAGGAGCATTGATTTTAGCGTCTGTCATGATGGGTTTTAATCTTTCAAACTATGCCAATAACACTGACATCCAACAAAAATTAGTCGCATACGCGGAAGCTATCGGACTGGCGTTCCAAGTGCAAGACGATATTTTAGATGTCATTGGCAATAGTGACATCATCGGCAAAACCGTAGGTTCAGATCAAGCATTAGATAAAAGCACCTATCCTAAATTATTAGGCTTAGACGGTGCAAAACAGAAAGCAGAAAGTTTGTACCAAACTGCGATTGCGGCATTAGACAGTTTGCCATTTGATACTACTGCGCTCTCAGCCTTAGCAGAGTTTATTGTTAAACGAGAAAGTTAA
- a CDS encoding MOSC domain-containing protein, producing the protein MQVTQLNLYPIKSTRAYQVGQAFVLPQGLNFDREFMITEMDGTFITARKDQVLYRLSAFPIPTGVVIQYDNGEQCVALYQDFVEQQTSEVWGTHFPSWVAHDAVNQWLSERFGRDVQLRWIGKTSERMVQNFEPNPLSFADSNPLLLVSEKSLAQVQAWSPVPVVMEQFRANVVIDGVQAFEEEGWRRIKIGDVEFEFAQCCTRCILITRHPTTLELDPKAEPFRTLKQNHTNEKGKPIFGIHLVPKSSGAIRVGDFITILE; encoded by the coding sequence ATGCAAGTCACACAACTTAACCTTTATCCGATTAAATCAACACGAGCTTATCAGGTTGGGCAAGCATTTGTTTTACCCCAAGGGCTGAATTTTGATCGTGAATTTATGATCACTGAAATGGATGGTACTTTTATTACTGCGCGTAAAGATCAAGTGCTATATCGTCTTTCAGCTTTTCCGATTCCGACGGGCGTGGTGATTCAATATGATAATGGTGAACAATGTGTAGCCTTGTATCAAGATTTTGTGGAACAACAAACAAGCGAAGTATGGGGAACGCATTTTCCATCATGGGTAGCTCATGATGCGGTAAATCAATGGTTAAGTGAGCGGTTTGGGCGTGATGTGCAGTTACGTTGGATTGGTAAAACATCTGAACGTATGGTACAGAATTTTGAGCCTAATCCGTTAAGCTTTGCTGATAGTAATCCTTTATTACTGGTGTCAGAAAAATCTTTAGCACAGGTGCAGGCTTGGTCGCCCGTGCCTGTGGTTATGGAACAGTTTCGGGCGAATGTTGTCATAGACGGCGTTCAAGCCTTTGAAGAAGAAGGGTGGCGACGAATTAAAATTGGTGATGTTGAGTTTGAATTTGCTCAATGCTGTACTCGTTGTATTTTGATTACTCGCCATCCGACAACCCTTGAATTAGATCCGAAAGCTGAACCCTTTCGGACGCTAAAACAGAACCATACCAATGAGAAAGGCAAACCTATTTTTGGCATACATTTAGTGCCGAAAAGTAGTGGCGCAATTCGAGTTGGTGATTTTATTACGATTTTAGAGTAA